The Methanotorris formicicus Mc-S-70 DNA window AGATATTTAGCAAGAGTTATTTTGGAGGATATGAGGATTGGAATGAACATCCCAACAATTATTGAGGCATTGTCACTCTATTTCAATGTTCCAAAAGAAAAATTGGAGAGAATCTATGCAGTAACAAATGACATTGGATTGTTAGCAGAGAAGTTGATGGAGGGGAATTTGGATAGTGAAGAGTTGAAACTAAGGGTATTTAGACCTATAAAGCCAATGTTAGCCCAATTAGTACCATCAATAAGGGATGCGATAAATGAGATGAAACTTCCCCAATTTGAGACAAAGTATGATGGTGCAAGGGTTCAAATCCACAAAAAGGATGGAAAAGTTAAGATTTACAGTAGGAGGTTGGAAGATGTTACAAACGCTATCCCAGAAATTAGGGAGGCTATTGAAAAATTGGAAGCAGATAACTTTATAATTGAGGGGGAGTGTGTAGCAATTGACACATCAACAGGAAAGCCAAGACCTTTCCAAGACATTTTAAGGAGATTTAGGAGAAAGTACGATATTGAGAAGATGATAAAGGAGATAAATTTAAGGGTCTATCTTTTTGATGTTTTGTATTATAAGGGTAGAGAATATATTGATTTATCTTTAAGTGATAGGAGGAAGACATTAGAGGAAATTTTAGGCATAGAGAATGATTGGAGAAAAGATAGAGAAAAGATTGAAAGGGAACTTAAATCCAAAAAAATTATTGATATTTCTTACAAATTGGTAACTGATGATGCTAAGGAGGCAGAGAAATTTTATAGGTGGAGTTTAGGTATTGGTCATGAGGGTGTGATGATTAAGAATTTAGATGCCATCTACACTCCTGGAAGTAGGGTAAGGACGATGTATAAATTTAAACCCACATTGGAAAATCTTGATGTTGTAATAACAAAGGCAAAGAGAGGAATGGGAAAGAGGAAGGATTGGTTTGGCTCTTATGAGATATCAATTAGGGATGAAGAGGGAAATTTATATTCAATTGGGCATGTTGGAACTGGTTTAACGGAGGAAGATTTGGAGAGATTGACAAAGATGATTGATGAAATAATTATTGAGGATTTAGGAGAGGAGGTTGTTGTTGAACCAAAGATTGTTGTTGAAGTTGCCTATGAGGAGATTCAAACATCAGACAAATATCCATGTGGTTATGCTTTAAGATTCCCAAGAATCGTTAGATTTAGAGACGACAAATCCATAAATGATATAAACACACTGGATGATGTTAAGAGGATATATGAGATTCAACACACTACATAATTGCTAAAAAAGAGTACGATATAATTAGTGGAACTTTGGCTGCATTGAGGTCCTTATTGGTAATGGTAGAGGTCTGTGTGGGAATCTTTCTGTTTCTTTTTTAATTCTCTCAATTAACTCATCAACAGTCATCTTCTCTTTTACAGGTTTCTTTAATGATGATTTTTCTCTAATTGTTACAGTTAAAACATCATTTTCAACTTCCTCATCTCCTACAACCACAACATAAGGAACCCAGTCCTTTCCAGCATTTCTAATTTTTTTACCAACGCTGTCTTCTCTATCGTCAATATCAACCCTTATTTTATTTGCTTTCAACTTCTCAGCAACTTTTAATGCATATTCATTATGCCTTTCTGCAATAGGAATCACTCTAACTTGTATTGGAGATAACCAAACGGGCAACATTGGTGGTTTTCCTTCTTTT harbors:
- a CDS encoding ATP-dependent DNA ligase, which gives rise to MLWKEVCEIYNKIENTTKRLEKRDYFIKLINMVEDIGKPEDLKKICYLTIGRVFPEYDERELGIGSKLLIGAIVSTGIKEKELLEKIKETGDIGLAIEKLKSGIKQVSLFTRPLEIDEVYETLRKVAEIEGEMSQKKKLRYISSLFLRASPIESRYLARVILEDMRIGMNIPTIIEALSLYFNVPKEKLERIYAVTNDIGLLAEKLMEGNLDSEELKLRVFRPIKPMLAQLVPSIRDAINEMKLPQFETKYDGARVQIHKKDGKVKIYSRRLEDVTNAIPEIREAIEKLEADNFIIEGECVAIDTSTGKPRPFQDILRRFRRKYDIEKMIKEINLRVYLFDVLYYKGREYIDLSLSDRRKTLEEILGIENDWRKDREKIERELKSKKIIDISYKLVTDDAKEAEKFYRWSLGIGHEGVMIKNLDAIYTPGSRVRTMYKFKPTLENLDVVITKAKRGMGKRKDWFGSYEISIRDEEGNLYSIGHVGTGLTEEDLERLTKMIDEIIIEDLGEEVVVEPKIVVEVAYEEIQTSDKYPCGYALRFPRIVRFRDDKSINDINTLDDVKRIYEIQHTT